The genomic region CGCTCGGCGTCCGTGGCCTTCGGGTGGCCCGCCGGAACCCCCGGCTTCTCGAACGCCAGCTCGACGCCATCGCGGAGGCGGCGGCCCGGACGGCGTCGACGCCGTGGGTGATGGCCCCGATGGTCGCCACGGTCCCGGAGGCGGCCGGTTTCGCGGCCGCCGTGCGCGCCCGCGGCCTGGTTCCCGGGGTGATGATCGAGGTGCCCTCGGCCGCGCTCCACGCCGAGCGGCTGTTGGCGCACGTCGACTTCCTGTCCATCGGCACCAACGACCTGTCGCAGTACGCGCTCGCCGCCGACCGGCTCTCCGCCGACCTCGCCGAGCTGACCGACCCCTGGCAGCCCGCGCTCCTCGAGCTCGTCGCCCTGACGGCTGGCGCCGGTCGCCGCGCGGGGAAGCCGGTGGGCGTCTGCGGCGAGGCGGCTGCCGATCCACTGCTGGGCTGCGTCCTCGTCGGGCTCGGGGTCGGCTCGCTGTCCTGCGCGACCTCCGCCGTGGCGCGGGTGGGTGCCCGGCTGTCCACCGTCGACCTGACCGCCTGCGAGCGTGCGGCCGAGGCGGCGCTGGCCACCGACGACCCCCAGGCGGCCCGGGCGGCCGCACGGAGGGTCCTCGTCGGGTGATCACTCTCACCCCGAAGAGTGAGAGAACATCGGCCTTGCTTGAGTTCTACCTGCGATTCGTCGGAATAGAGTGGAGTAAGCCTGCATTGCTAAGGGAGCAGGCGCACCACTTCGATGAAAGAGGCAGTAGAGATGAGCAGCGTGACGACCCGGTGGCAGCAGCGTCGACAGGCGGCGCGTACCCGGCGGGCACTGAACCAGGCGCTCGCTCGCACGAGCAGCCCGGCGATGCGCGACGAGCTCCTCACCATCGCCAACCGCTGACGCGACGGCGGCCCCGAGCCGCTGACGCGATCGCGGCGCCCGGCCCCTGACGCGGGTGGCCGCCCGGTGCGGCACCGCTCCGGCAACGCGACCCCGACCTCCTCCGGAGGCCGGGGTCGTCTGCTGTCCGGGGGTGGCGGGTTCAGTGCACGGCGTGGACGACGGCGTGCCCCTTGCCGCGGCTCATCAGCGCCCGGTTGATCGGCAGGGTGACCACGAAGGCCACGGCGAGCGCCCCCGCCAGCGACACCCAGAACACGGCACCGGCGATGCCCGCCTCCATCGCCCCGGGGACCGTCAGCACCACCGCGTTGTCGACGATCTCCATGACGGCGATCGACACGGTGTCCGCAGCCAAGGCGACCCGTAGGGCGGCGCGGAACGGCAGGCCGGCCCGGAGGACGCCCCGCATCGTCAGGGCGTAGCCGAAGACGAAGGCCAGTGTCACCGCCAGGGCCACCGTGGCGGCATCGTGAAGCCCCAGCGACGTGCCGATGACCATGCCGAGCACCTCGCCGATCGCGCAGCCGGTGAGGCAGTGCAGGGTCGCCTGCCGCGCGGCCGCCCACGACACCCGTTGCGGACTGCTGTCATGCTGTAGCCGTGAGTGCACGGAATCGCGGTGCATGGAGGCCTCCTTGCGCTGCATGTACCCCTAGGGGGTATATGACCCCCGGTGTACTCCGCTGGGCGCCGCCGCGCAAGGCCCCCGCCGCCCACGACGCCGAGCGGGCCCGAGGGTGCTCGGCGTCACCTCTGCAAGCCCATTCACCCGACCGGGTGACGACGCTCAGGAACCGGTCGGTTCCTGCCGTTCCAGCACTCGTGCGCATCCACGGGACCTCCCTGCCTCGGGTCGCGTCCGTCCGGCGGGCCGCCCGGCCATCGGGGTCCCCTCCGCCCGGGCGCCGGCTGTGACGGGGCCGCTGGGCGAGGCGCGCGAGACCTCCGGCGCGACCACCGGAGGGCTGCTGCGGTACGTGCGCACGGTCGCGGGTGAGGAGGGGGTCGACCGCGTCCTGCTGAGCGCGGGACTGCCCTACACGGCCGACCAGCTCGAGGACCAGTCGCTGTGGTGGAGCTACGACACGCGCATCCGGCTCTTCGCCGCGGCCACCGAGGTCCTCGCCGACCCAGGGCTGCTGTTCAAGGTCGGCACGGCGGCGC from Blastococcus colisei harbors:
- a CDS encoding DUF4396 domain-containing protein — its product is MHRDSVHSRLQHDSSPQRVSWAAARQATLHCLTGCAIGEVLGMVIGTSLGLHDAATVALAVTLAFVFGYALTMRGVLRAGLPFRAALRVALAADTVSIAVMEIVDNAVVLTVPGAMEAGIAGAVFWVSLAGALAVAFVVTLPINRALMSRGKGHAVVHAVH